In Pseudofrankia saprophytica, one genomic interval encodes:
- a CDS encoding DEAD/DEAH box helicase codes for MAPPSRHSPAAGPALGPTIAGLREAVSSATYARGSSYALHGNVVDIRWDEAAGELLGRVHGTEPKPYSTIVRFSGNGASRRFGTGLCSCPVGFDCKHVVALVLAAADDQADNRAHGGPAASASTMARAATQALEALAATARRAGAVSVGLNAARPGTARKGTSARRAPAQPAWEQSLGELLELEADDDPLAWHPGGSTPTLGGATPLAVELSLVADAGAEPRVTARLVKQGRTGWVNAVSWDQLTAWHHVTEYLPAHLQVLRELFALSRARQSSYRYSHHHVDGRRLDLSTFDSRALWALLDEAEKVGLRLVHGRRKLGDVAPYRHGELVLDVTHEPVGENDGDGGRDGGRGGGGGEPGALTIAPVLRLDGQLAPELAPFSFIGENGHGVVCVDRAETGASADRRDWHIRLARLAEPVPAPLRQMTLTGRRLAVPAAGQGRFRAEFYPRLRRLAPVVSSDGSFDVPEVSPPTLVLRAAYSEDHDLDLSWEWAYDLDGEQVRAPLLPGGPPGGRTPGGDLAAGALAGPRDVRAEQRVLAALDLPPAAAELLAAARETAEAERFLAASPVAGIAGGGPGGPGQPPLPAPAAARLRGAETMRVTTELLPLLAGRPGLRVEVDGEPADYREVGDSLRIALSVDDVEGDNDWFDLGITVTVEGRQIGFRDLFVALDRGDEYLLLPGGAYFSLRKPELAALRRLIEEARALGDRSGDSPRISRFQAGLWEELATLGVVERQAAAWREQVGGLLSATAPRADLAAPAALAATLRPYQLDGFRWLAFLWENRLGGILADDMGLGKTLQTLALICHARETAPGAAGAFAPFLVVAPTSVVANWAAEASRFAPSLRAVTIVDTAKRRGGALRDVAAGADLVVTSYTLFRLEIDDYAALDWSALVLDEAQMVKNHQSKAYQCARLLPAPFKLAITGTPMENNLMELWSLLSIAAPGLFPNPARFRDYYAQPIERRHDPELLARLRGRIRPLMLRRTKEQAAPELPPKQEQVLEVDLHPRHRRLYQTHLQRERQKVLGLVGDLGRNRFTILRSLTLLRQLSLHAGLVDDDHADLPSAKIETLFEQLTDVVGGGHRALVFSQFTGFLGKVRDRLAAAGVEHCYLDGKTRDRAAVLERFKSGSASVFLVSLKAGGFGLNLTEADYCFLLDPWWNPATEAQAVDRTHRIGQTRNVMVYRLVARDTIEDKVMALAARKAHLFSSVIDDGDAFGTSLTEDDVRHLFT; via the coding sequence ATGGCTCCCCCGTCACGGCACTCCCCCGCCGCCGGGCCGGCCCTCGGACCCACCATCGCCGGTCTGCGCGAGGCCGTCTCCAGCGCGACCTACGCCCGGGGCTCGTCGTACGCGCTGCACGGCAACGTCGTCGACATCCGCTGGGACGAGGCCGCCGGTGAGCTGCTCGGCCGGGTACACGGCACCGAGCCGAAGCCCTACTCGACGATCGTCCGGTTCAGCGGCAACGGGGCGTCGCGCCGCTTCGGCACGGGTCTCTGCTCCTGTCCGGTGGGTTTCGACTGCAAGCACGTCGTCGCCCTGGTTCTGGCCGCCGCCGACGACCAGGCCGACAACCGGGCCCATGGCGGACCGGCCGCGTCGGCATCCACCATGGCGCGGGCGGCCACGCAGGCGCTGGAGGCGCTGGCCGCGACCGCGCGGCGGGCGGGTGCGGTCTCCGTAGGCCTGAACGCCGCGCGGCCGGGCACCGCCAGGAAAGGGACGTCCGCCCGGCGGGCTCCGGCGCAGCCGGCCTGGGAGCAGTCGCTCGGCGAGCTCCTCGAGCTGGAGGCCGACGACGATCCCCTCGCATGGCACCCCGGCGGGTCGACCCCGACGCTTGGCGGAGCCACGCCGCTCGCCGTCGAGCTGAGCCTCGTCGCGGACGCCGGCGCGGAACCTCGGGTGACCGCACGGCTCGTCAAGCAGGGCAGGACCGGGTGGGTGAACGCGGTCAGCTGGGACCAGCTGACCGCCTGGCACCATGTCACCGAGTACCTCCCGGCCCACCTCCAGGTGCTGCGGGAGCTGTTCGCGCTGTCCAGAGCGCGGCAGTCGTCGTACCGCTACAGCCACCACCACGTCGATGGCAGACGGCTGGACCTGTCGACGTTCGACAGCCGGGCGCTGTGGGCGCTGCTCGACGAGGCCGAGAAGGTCGGGCTGCGGCTCGTCCATGGCCGCAGGAAGCTGGGCGACGTCGCGCCCTACCGGCACGGCGAGCTGGTCCTCGACGTCACCCACGAGCCCGTCGGCGAGAACGACGGCGACGGTGGCCGCGATGGAGGTCGAGGTGGCGGTGGCGGTGAGCCGGGGGCGCTGACGATCGCGCCGGTGCTGCGCCTCGACGGCCAGCTCGCCCCCGAGCTGGCGCCGTTCTCCTTCATCGGCGAGAACGGGCACGGGGTCGTCTGTGTCGACCGGGCGGAGACCGGCGCGTCCGCCGACCGCCGCGACTGGCACATCCGCCTCGCCCGCCTCGCCGAGCCCGTCCCCGCGCCGCTACGGCAGATGACGCTCACGGGCCGGCGGCTCGCCGTCCCGGCGGCCGGGCAGGGACGGTTCCGCGCCGAGTTCTACCCGCGGCTGCGCCGGCTGGCGCCCGTCGTGTCCAGCGACGGCTCCTTCGACGTCCCCGAGGTGTCCCCGCCCACGTTGGTGCTGCGGGCGGCCTACAGCGAGGACCACGACCTCGACCTGTCCTGGGAATGGGCGTACGACCTCGACGGCGAGCAGGTCCGCGCTCCGCTGCTGCCGGGTGGCCCGCCCGGCGGCCGGACGCCGGGGGGCGACCTGGCCGCGGGGGCGCTCGCCGGGCCACGGGACGTCCGGGCCGAGCAGCGGGTGCTCGCCGCGCTCGACCTGCCGCCCGCCGCCGCCGAGCTGCTGGCCGCGGCCAGGGAGACCGCCGAGGCGGAACGGTTCCTGGCCGCGTCCCCCGTGGCCGGCATAGCCGGCGGCGGGCCCGGCGGGCCCGGCCAGCCACCGCTGCCGGCGCCAGCGGCCGCGCGGCTTCGCGGGGCCGAGACGATGCGGGTGACGACGGAGCTGCTCCCGCTGCTGGCGGGGCGGCCGGGGCTGCGGGTCGAGGTCGACGGCGAGCCGGCCGACTACCGCGAGGTCGGCGACAGCCTGCGCATCGCGCTGTCCGTCGACGACGTCGAGGGTGACAACGACTGGTTCGACCTGGGCATCACCGTCACCGTCGAAGGCCGCCAGATCGGCTTCCGGGACCTGTTCGTCGCGCTGGACCGGGGTGACGAGTACCTGCTGCTGCCCGGCGGCGCCTACTTCAGCCTGCGGAAGCCGGAGCTCGCTGCCCTGCGCCGGCTCATCGAGGAGGCCAGGGCGCTCGGGGACCGGTCGGGCGACAGCCCGCGGATCAGCCGTTTCCAGGCGGGTCTGTGGGAGGAGCTGGCCACGCTCGGCGTCGTCGAGCGGCAGGCGGCCGCCTGGCGCGAGCAGGTCGGCGGGCTGCTCTCGGCCACGGCACCGCGCGCGGACCTGGCTGCTCCCGCGGCGCTCGCGGCGACGCTGCGCCCCTACCAGCTCGACGGCTTCCGGTGGCTGGCGTTCCTCTGGGAGAACCGGCTGGGCGGGATCCTGGCCGACGACATGGGCCTCGGCAAGACCCTGCAGACCCTCGCCCTCATCTGTCACGCCCGCGAGACCGCCCCCGGGGCGGCCGGGGCGTTCGCGCCGTTCCTCGTCGTCGCGCCGACGAGCGTCGTCGCCAACTGGGCGGCGGAGGCCAGCCGGTTCGCGCCGAGCCTGCGGGCCGTCACCATCGTCGACACGGCGAAGCGCCGCGGCGGCGCGCTGCGCGACGTCGCCGCCGGCGCGGACCTGGTCGTCACGTCGTACACCCTGTTCCGCCTCGAGATCGACGACTACGCGGCGCTCGACTGGTCCGCCCTGGTGCTCGACGAGGCGCAGATGGTGAAGAACCACCAGTCCAAGGCCTACCAGTGCGCCCGGCTGCTGCCCGCGCCCTTCAAGCTCGCGATCACCGGCACTCCGATGGAGAACAACCTCATGGAGTTGTGGTCGTTGCTGTCGATCGCCGCTCCCGGCCTGTTCCCGAACCCGGCCCGGTTTCGCGACTACTACGCCCAGCCGATCGAGCGCCGGCACGACCCGGAGCTGCTCGCCCGGCTGCGTGGACGGATCCGGCCGCTCATGCTGCGCCGCACGAAGGAACAGGCCGCCCCCGAGCTCCCGCCCAAGCAGGAGCAGGTGCTCGAGGTCGACCTGCATCCCCGCCACCGGCGGCTCTACCAGACCCACCTGCAACGGGAGCGGCAGAAGGTCCTCGGCCTGGTCGGCGACCTGGGCCGCAACCGGTTCACGATCCTGCGCTCGCTCACCCTGCTGCGCCAGCTGAGCCTGCACGCCGGCCTCGTCGACGACGACCACGCCGACCTGCCGTCCGCCAAGATCGAGACCCTGTTCGAGCAGCTCACCGACGTCGTCGGGGGCGGGCACCGCGCGCTCGTGTTCAGCCAGTTCACCGGCTTCCTCGGCAAGGTCCGTGACCGGCTCGCCGCCGCCGGTGTCGAACACTGCTATCTCGACGGCAAGACCCGCGACCGGGCAGCGGTGCTGGAGCGGTTCAAGTCCGGGTCGGCGAGCGTCTTCCTCGTCAGCCTCAAGGCCGGTGGCTTCGGCCTGAACCTCACCGAGGCCGACTACTGCTTCCTGCTCGACCCGTGGTGGAACCCGGCCACCGAGGCGCAGGCCGTCGACCGCACGCACCGCATCGGCCAGACCCGCAACGTCATGGTCTACCGGCTGGTCGCCCGCGACACCATCGAGGACAAGGTGATGGCGTTGGCGGCCCGCAAGGCGCACCTGTTCAGCAGCGTCATCGACGACGGCGACGCGTTCGGCACCAGCCTCACCGAGGACGACGTTCGCCACCTTTTCACCTGA